The following DNA comes from Amycolatopsis albispora.
CGCCATCCAGCGTTCCTGGTTGGGCACCAGTTCCTTCTGGCAGAAGGTGCGCGCGAGGTCGCGGAAGTCCTCGAGATCGGGGTTGCTCCATGAGCTCTTCTGAATCTGCAGTGGCACGGCGGACCCTCCGGACTGGAAAACATGCCAATCGGAATGTAAGTTCTGCTCGGAATGTACATCTGGAGCCCAGGCCGGGTAAAGCCCGGCGGAACGGGGTTTCGCTGTGACCGGCACAACACACCGCACCCAGGCCGAGCGGCGGGCGCAGACGCGGACCGCCCTGCTCGACGCGACCATCGACTGCCTGGTGGACCTCGGCTACGCGCGCACCTCGGTGCAGGAGATCTGCGCCAGGGCCGGGGTGTCGAAAGGCGCGGTGCAGCACCACTTCTCGGCCAAGGCGGAGCTGATGGCCGCCGCCGTCGAGCACCTGACGAACCGGCTCAAGTCCGAGCTGGCCGCCTCGCTGGAGCGGCTGCCGTCGGGCGCGGACGGCATCCCGGCCGCGATCGACCTGCTCTGGGAGGGCTACTCGGGCACGCTGGCGACCGCGGTCACCGAGCTGTGGGTGGCCGCGCGCACCGACGACGAGCTGCGTGCGGCGATCCGGCCGGTGGACCGCGCGCTGGGGCGCTCCACCCTGGAGCAGATCTCGGTGGTGGCGGGCGAGCTGCCGCGTGAACGCGCCGAGGTGCTGTTCTGGCTGACCGTCAACCTCACCAGGGGGCTGGCGCTGGACGCCGAACTCGGCGGGGATCCCAAGCGGCGCAAGCAGTTGCTCGACGAGTGGAAGCGGATCGCGGTCCTGCTCTACGGGCACGGTTAGGTCTCGAAGGTCGCGCCGCGGCTACCCTCCGGCACTTTTCCCGCGATGGTGAGGACGTCCCCAGCATCGACAGGAGTCCTCGATGACCGTAGGCGCGACCCCGCCGCCCCCGGCGATGCCGCCGCAGTTCCAGCCGCACCACCAGCCACCGCCCCCGCCGCCGCGGCGGCCCGGCGTGCACGGCTTCTCCGTGGCGGCCGGCGTGCTCGCGCTGGTAGCCGCCGGCCTGCTGATCTTCGGCAGTTTCCTGCCCTACACCGAATACCTGATCGTCCACGACGGCGAGCAGAGCTTCTCCCAGCAGACCACCGGCTGGGAGTGGATCATGGACGAAAGCGGTGACAACGACGTCGCCTCGGCCTCCTTCGCCGAACCCGAGGGCGCGCACCCGCCGCGGTTCGGCATCGTGCTGACCGTGGCCGCCGCGATCCTGCTGATCGGCGCGTTCGTCACGGTGGCTTCGGCCGGGCGCGGCGCCAATCCCGGCGTGCGCGCGGGTTCCCGCCTGATGCTGAGCACCGCCACCGCGGGCGCGGTGGTCGCGGTGTGGATGGTCGCGCTGACCGCGACGAGCCTGGAAAGCATGGCCGTGACGGACGAAGTCGGCCGCGGCTCCTTCCGGACGGTGTACCACCTGGAGACCGGGCTGTGGGTGCTGATCTGCGGTGGCGGGGTGGCGCTGCTGGCGCTGGTGGTCGCCTGGCTGCCCGCGGCCGGTTCGCGTGCGGTGGCGGGCCCGCCGCCGGGGCCCGGTGTCCAGATGTTCGTGGAGCCGAGGACGCCACCACACGGGTTCGCGCCACCAGTGCCGCCGATGTCGCCGCCACCCGCACCGCCGCCCCCACCAGCGGTCCCGCCCGCGCCCGAGCCGTACATTTCGCCGTTCACCCAGGCGGCGGCGACCGAATCGCTGGACGCGAAACCAGCTGCCGAGGCCGAAGCCGGCAAAACCGAAGAGAAGACCGAAGAGAAGAAGGACGAGGAGCCGCCGAAGTAGCGCCCTCGCTGCCATGAACGGCCCGGGGTGGGCCGTTCATGGCACCCGCAACCAGAGTAACGTGAGTGCCTTTCACGTTCTACGGATTCGTTTCGCCTACCGCCGGTATGCTGTACTGACGGGTAACCTCGCCACGGAACGGAGTCGCTCATGACCAGCACCACCCCCGCGCCCACCGGACAGCAGTCCTCCCGGCCGAGCACGGTGGGCGGCGTGGTCGGCGCGCCTTCGGCCGCGCGGGCCGCCCAGCTGGTCCGCCGCGCCACCGGCGGAGCCGACCGCGCGCCGGCCGAAATCACCTCACCGTTCACCGGCCTGATCACCGCGTCGCTGCCGCAGGCGAACGACGCCGAGGCACGCGCCGCCTTCGCCGAGGCGAGGACGGCGCAGCGCGCCTGGGCGGCGGTGCCCGTGGCCGAGCGGCAGCGCATCCTGATCCGCCTGCACGACCTGCTGCTCGACCGGCAGGACGAGGTGCTCGACCTGGTCCAGGTCGAAGCGGGCAAGGCAAGGCTGGACGCCTTCGACGAGGTCAGCGGCTCGGCGCTGGTCGCGGCCTACTACGGCAAGCACAGCGCGCGGATCCTGTCCCCGCGCCGCGCGGCCGGGGTGATCCCGGTGCTCACCAAGGCCGGTGAGATCCGCCACCCCAAGGGCGTGATCGGCGTGATCACCCCGTGGAACTACCCGCTCGCGCTGACCGCGATGGACGTGCTGCCCGCGCTGGCGGCGGGCAACGCGGTGGTGCAGAAGCCCGACAACCAGACCTCGCTGTCCGCGCTGTGGCTGCACGAACTCGCCGAGGAGGCCGGACTGCCCGCCGGGGTGTGGCAGATCGTGCTCGGCCGCGGTTCGGCGATCGGCGACGCGCTGGTCGAAGAATCCGACTACCTCTGCTTCACCGGCTCCACGCCGACCGGCAAGCGGCTGGCCGAGCAGGTCGCCGGGCGGCTCACCGGCTACTCGCTGGAACTCGGCGGCAAGAACCCGATGATCGTGCTGCCGGACGCGAACCCGGCCAAGGCCGCGGCGGGCGCGGTCACCGCGTGCTTCTCGTCGGCCGGGCAGCTGTGCGTCTCGGTCGAGCGGATCTACGTCCACGAAAGCATTCGCGAGGAGTTCACCCGGGCCTTCGTGGCGAAGACCGAGGCGCTGCGGCTGGGTGCCAAGCTCGACCACTCCGCCGACATGGGCTCGCTGACCTCGGAGAGCCAGCTCGCGAACGTCACCGCGCACGTGGACGACGCGCGGGCCAACGGCGCGACCGTGCTCACCGGCGGGCACCCGCGCCCCGACCTCGGCCCGCTGTTCTACGCGCCGACCGTGCTCACCGACGTCACCCCGGCCGCGAAGGTGTTCGCCGAGGAGACCTTCGGCCCGGTGGTGTCGATCTACGGCTACACCGAGATCGACGACGCGGTGGAGCGCGCGAACGACACCGACTACGGCCTCAACGCGAGCGTGTGGTGCACCGACACGCGGGCGGGCGCGGCGGTGGCGGCCCGGCTGAAGGCGGGCACGGTCAACGTGAACGAGGGCTACGCGGCGACCTTCGGCAGCGTCGGCGTGCCGATGGGCGGGATGAAGGACTCCGGCGTCGGCCGCCGCAACGGTGCCGAAGGACTGCTCAAGTACACCGAGGCGCAGTCGATCGCGGTGCAGCGCGGGCTGAAGCTGCGCCCGTTCCGCGGGCTGCCGCCGAAGCTGTGGGTGAAGGGCATGACCGCGAGCATGAAAGCGTTGCGGCGCCTGCCCCGCTGACGCGGCCATAGGATGTCCGGCATGGCCGACATCGAGTTCTCCACGCCGGACACGCTTCCCCAGCCCAACGGGTACAGCCACGTGGCCAGCGTCGGCCCCGGCAGCCGATTGGTCTGGACCTCCGGCCAGGTGCCGATCGCCGCGGACGGCACCGTCGCGCCCGCCGGGGACTGGGCGGCCCAGACCCGCCAGGCGATGCACAACGTCGGCGCCGCCCTCGCCGCCGCGGGCGCGACCTGGACGGACGTCTTCAAGCTCACCTTCTACGTCGTCGACACCTCCGCGCTGGCGACGGTACGGCAGGTGCGGGACGAGTTCGTCGACACCGAACGGCCGCCGACCAGCTCGCTCGTCCAGGTGGCCGGCCTGGTCCGGCCGGACCTGCTGATCGAGGTCGAAGCGGTCGCGGCGATCGGCTGATGCCCTCTCGGCGCTCCAGCTCGGGGCGAGCGAGGACACACGGACGGGGTGGTCGAGCGCGACGGGTCCACTTTGTACTGCACGGCGGTGTTCCTCGATCCGGCGACCGGGTACGCGGGCAAGCACCGCAAGCTGGCCCTGACCGCCGGACCGTCCGGTGACCTGCTGGCCGGGCCACTACTCGCGGCCGGACGTCTTCTCGCTGACGGTCGACGAAACCCGGCGTCACCTCCGCCGGGACTAACCGGCCAGCAGACCGCGGTCCTTCGCGATAGCCACGGCTTCGGCGCGGCGGCTCGCGCCGAGCTTGGCCATCACGCGGGACAGGTGCACGCTGACCGTTTTCTCGCTGATGTACAGCTCTTCACCGACCTGCCGGTTCGTCCGGCCCAGCGCGACCCGCTCCAGCACCGCGCGTTCGCGGTCGGTCAGCGGGTCCACCACGTCACGCGGCGGCGCCTGACCGGGCAGCTCGACGCGGGCGCGGTGCGCGAGGTCGCGAATGCTGTCCCCGAGCGGTTTCGCCCCGAGCCGTTCCGCCACCTCGTACGCCTTCAGCAGTTCCGCCGCGGCGCGTTCGGCGTCGGCGGCTTCCCCGGTGCTCAGCAACGCCGCCGCGTACCGCTGCCGCGACACGGCCTGCTCGTAGACCGCGCCGTACCCGAAGGCGGCCACCGTCTCCGCCCAGGCAGCCGGGTCGAATCGCCCGTGCAACTCGGGCGCCTCGGCCTCCAGCCGCGCGCGCCACGCCCGGCCTTCCGGCCCCAGCGTGCCCGACCGCGGCTTGCCGTGCTCGAGGCAGGCGCGGCCGTGCGCCAGCAACGCCTCTCCCCTGGCCACCGCCTCGGCCTCGGCTACGGTGTCCCCGCGCACCCTCGCGGCCGCCGCCAGCGCCGAAGCGGACCGCATGCCCAGCACCACCATGCGCAACCCGCCGAGCAACCACGGATCGAACTGCTCCAGCCGCTGGATCGCGTCCTCGGCCCGGCGCAGCGCTTCGGCGTGCTCCCCGCGCCAGTACGCGAGATCGATGCCGACCGCGCCACCCGCGATCGCGATCAGGATGTCCGTGCGCCACTCCCCGCCCAGGCTCTCGACCATCTTCTCGGCCTCGGCGAGCCGTCCGCGCGCGGCCACGATGTACACCCACGACGCGGTCATCCTGGCCGCCACCGCGCTGGACACCCCTCGCCGCGGGCGCCCGTCCTCGGTCGGCCAGTCGCCGCTGACGTACCGCAGGTACAGGTGCCTGGCCCGCGCCTCCAGCCCGAACGAGCTCCAGGTGAGCCCGTTTTCCTTGGCGTAGTCGGCACTTTCGCGGTAGGCGGCGAGCGCTTCGGCTATTTCGGACTGTTCCTCGTAGCTGGACGCGAGGAAGTACCTGGCCCGCAGCCCGACGTTGAGGGCGCCCGCCTTCTCCGCCTTGAGCTGTGCTTGGCGCAACCGGTCGCGGGCCTCTTCGATGTGCCCCTCGGTTTCGGCGAGCGCGCCGAGCGTGACCAGCGCGTCCGCCTCGGCGCCGTCCGCGCCGACCGCGCGGGCGTCGGCCACCGCGCTCTGCGCGCTCCACAGCGCACCGGCGATGTCGTTGTCCCCGCGCTGGATGATCGCCCTGGTGGAGAGCACCCACGCCCGCGTGCGCGAGGCCTCCGCGCGCTCGACCAGTTCCCACGCCTTGCCGATGGCCTCCACCGACTCGTCCCACGTCCCGTCCAGCACACCGAGCACCTGGGCCAGCCGTCGCCACAGCGTGGCCGCGCGCTCGACGGACACACCGTCGTGGATGGCTTCGACGGCGCTGCGGGCGTAGGCGATCGCGCGCTCGGGCTCACCCGAAGTCCCGGCGAAGTAGGACGCCTCGCTGAGCAGCTTGATCTCGTCGACGCCTTCGGGCCGGTCCTTTTCCGGGACCGCGTCCCAGATGGCCAGCGCCTGCTCGGTGTGCTTGAGCGCGGACGCCGGCGCGCCGAGCCCCTCGGCTTCGGTGGCCGCGCGCTTGGACGCGGCCAAGGCCGTGGGCAGGTCGTTGCTCTCCAGGCTGTGGTAGGCCAGCAGCGCGTACCCACCGCGGGTTTCCGGTCTGCGCCGCAGGCGGTCCGCGTACTGGGCGTGGGTCCGCGTGCGCTCCCCCGGCAGCAGGTCGCCGTAGACGGCTTCGCGCAGCAGCGCGTGCCGGAACAGGTAGAACTTCTTGTCCACCACCAGAACGTGGTGCTGCACGGCTTCACGCAGCGCCTCGTCCAGCGCGAGTTCGTCCAAACCGGACAGATCGTTCAGCACGGCGTGCGAGACCCCGCCGTTGGCCACCGAGATCAGCCGCAGCACCCGGCGCGTCTCCGCGGACAGCCGCTCCACCCTGGACAGCAGCACCTCGGCCAGCCCGGTCGGCAGGTCGGAACCGTCGTCCCCGCACGAGGCGATCAGCTCCTCGAGAAAGAACGGGTTGCCCTGCGACCGCTCGATCAGCTCGGTGATCACCTCGGGTGACAGCGTGGACTCGGCCAGCGCGGCGACGAACTGGCGGGCGTCGGCCTCGGAGAACGGCGTCAGGTCGATCCGCTCCACGCTGGCCAGCCGGACCAGCTCGGACAGCAGCGGCCGCAGCGGGTGGCGCCGGTGCACGTCCTCCTCGCGGTAGCTGGCCACCACCAGCAGCCGCTGCGCGCGCAGGCGGGACAGCAGGAACGACAACAGGTTGCGGGTCGAGCCGTCGGCCCAGTGCAGGTCCTCCAGCAGCAGCACCACCGGGGTGCGCTCGGACAGCTCGGTGAGCAGGCCGAGCACCGCGTCGAACAGCTGGAGCTGGCCGAGGTCGCGCTCGGCCCGCACCGGGCCCATCGTCTCGTGGTCGCTGGCCGACACCGGCGTGTACTCCGCGCTCGGCGGCAGCACCGTGCCCAGCTGCGGCAGCAGCCTGCCGAGCGCGTGGCGCACGCGCAGCGCGTCGGCCACCGCGCTGTCCCCCGAGGTGGCCAGCGGGGTCAGCGCCTCGGCGAAGGGCAGGTAGGGCAGGCCGCCCTCGCGCACGTCCAGGCAGCGGCCGGTGAGCACCAGCGCGCCCCGGCTCGCCGCGTGCTCCCCCAGCTCCGTCAGCACGCGGGTCTTGCCGACCCCCGCGTCCCCCGACAACAGCACGGCGCCGGCTTCGTTGCGCTCGGCACGGGCGAGCGCGGCACGAAGCCGGCGCATTTCACTGGTCCGCGCGACGAGCGGGATTCCGGATCCGAGACGGGGCACGGTCTGCATTGTGGCCTACCCGCGGTCCCGGAGCCCTGTGGTTTTCGCTCGTGGCGTGGCGCCTGTGGCGCTCATCGCGGTTACGCGGCGGCGTCGTGCGACCCGTCCCGCTGCTGCGGTATGTGTACCCGTGGCTTGCTGCTCAGCCAGCGGTACGGCCTGGTCGAGCGCACCACCCTGGTCAGCCTGCCCGCGCGGCGCAGCTCGTCGGTGCGGTAGGCGACCTCGGCCTGCACGGCGTCCCACATCCAGTCGGTCCTCATGGCGTTCTCCTCTGTTCCCGGTCTCTTCTGCCGAGTCTCAGAGTCGTGCTGAGGGGTGCCCGCCGGCATCGGACGATCACGCAGTCCGGACACGACTCGGCCCCTTACTCCCGCCATGCCCCAGGGTCGGCGGGGGTAAGGGGCCGGTGCGGCTGGGTTCAGCTGGGGTCGAGGCTGCCGGCACGCGTGGCGTCCAGCAGCCCCTGCCAGCCCCGGGAGCTGAAGGAGAGCAGACCGCCCTCGACGTCCTTCGAGTCGCGGACGGCGGCGCCGTCACGGGTGAATGCGATTTCGACGCAGTCATTGCCACCACCGCTGTGGCTGCTCTTGCGCCATCGGGTCAGGAATTCAGGGTTCTCGGACATGGTCCCCACTCCTTACTTTGCTTGCTCCGCACCCAGCCGATCGGCCGACTCGGCGATGAGTTCGACCGAGTCATCCGGTTTCAAGGCAGTGGCACGCAGGTGATCGAACATGAGGGTATAGCGGCGCACATCATCCGGCATCTCCAGGTAAAGGCCGCTGGAAGTGCTGTCCACGTAAACTACGTCCGGATCTGCCTGCTCCGGAAAACCGAGGATGAGAAACGGTCCCTCCATTCCCGGATGAGCGCCCGCACCGAACGGCACCACCTGGAGCGTCACGTGCGGCAGCCGCGCCACTTCGAGCAACCGGGAAACCTGTTCCGCCATCACTTCGCACCCGCCGACCCGCCGGTGCAGCACCGCCTCGTCGATCACCGCCCAGTACTCCGGTGGTGAGGGATCGGTGAGCAGTTCCTGGCGGGCCATCCGCGCCGCGACCCGGCGCTTGAGCTCGGTCTCGTCGGCGTCCGGGCGCAGCGCGCGGATCACCGTCCGCGCGTAGCGCTCGGTCTGCAGCAGGCCGGGCACGAGCAGCGCCTGGTAGGCGCGCAGGGAGCTGGCGTCGGCTTCCAGGCCGACGAAGGTGCCGGTGAAGACCTCGTTGTAGGCGTGCCACCAGCCGCGCTTGCGGGCCTCCCTGGCGAGCTGGACCAGCGCCTCGCGCTCGTCGCCGACCAGGCCGTAGAGCTCCAGCATGTCGCGGACGTCGCGCGGGGTGACACCGACGTGCCCGGTCTCGATCCGGCTGATCTTCGACGCGGAGCACTCAAGCTTCTCGCCGACCTCGTCGATGGTCAGCTCGGCGGCCTCCCGGAGGCGGCGCAGTTCGCCGGCCAGCCGGCGGCGGCGAACGGTCGGCCCCTGTCCTCGCGCCACTGCCCCACCTCCACTGTGTTCCGCACTTGCCGATGTCCCAGTCATATCTAACCAGCCGCCCAGACTCGCCGTGATGAATTGACTACTTCAATTTCGCCCGCGTCCCCAGATGGTGGACTGCAAATTGCACATTGCCGTTGTACGCTCGCAGTGTGCTCCATTTCCGGGCCGGGAGCCAGTGCCTCGGGCAAAATTCGGAGAAGACCACTTACGGGGAGGGGTCGGGGACGCCGTGGGTCACCCTGAGCTGAACATCGTGAACCCTTTAGCCGCCATTGTGGAACTTCGGCTGACCGACCTCACCCGATCGGCGGGCACCGACGATCCGCAAGTCGCCGCCTGGGTAGCACGCCACGAAATCCCGGTTCTGGCCGACGCGTTGCGCGCGGTGCTCGCGGAGCACCGGACGGACGCCCGCGGCCGCTGCGTGGCGTGCCGGGGCCGCCGATGGCGCCGGTGGCGAAACCCTCACCCACCCGTGCCGTGTCGCGCTTACGTGGCAGCGCGGCTCGCCCTCGGAGACGGCCTCCCGGCGGAAATCACCCGCCCGGCGCAACGGCGACGACACCGCAAACGCCCGGCCGGGGGCGAGTAAGGCCCCTCGGAGACGCGCCCAGCCCGCCTGCTCGGGCAGCCCGACGCGACCATGCCGCCCTCCCAGGCGTGCCCCGAGTGTCACGAATGTGGCTTTCGAGACGTTTGGCGTCCCGAAAGCCACATTCGTGACACCCCACCGCCACAGCGGAGGCCACCGTGTCCGTCGAGGACGCCGTGTCCATCGAGGACGCTCGGCGGGTCAGCGAACGGCTCGGCGGCTCACAGGACGCGTAGCAGGCCTTCCTGCACCACCGTCGCGATGAGGGTGCCGTCGGCGGCGAAGAAGCGGCCGGTGGCCAGTGCCCGCGCGTTCGAGGCGGACGGCGACTCGGTGTCGTAGAGGAACCATTCGTCGGCCCGGAACGGGCGGTGGAACCACATCGCGTGGTCCAGGCTGGCGCCGAGCACCTTGTCCAGCTCCCAGTACGCGCCGTGCCTGGCCAGCGGGGAGTCCAGCAGGGTCATGTCCGACGCATACGCCAGCACGCAGACGTGCAGCAACTGGTCGTCCGGCAGGGTGCCGTCGGCGCGCATCCACACCTGGTTGCGCGTGGCCGGGCTCCCGGTACCGCGGGTGACCCACGGCGGGTCGTTGACGTAACGCAGGTCGATCGGCCGCGGCCGGCTGTGCAGGCCCTCCAGTGCGGGGTAACCCTCGATCCGCTCCTGCACGGTCGGCAGCGTCTCGGGCGCGGGCACGTCGGGCATCTCGTCGGCGTGCTCGATGCCCGGCTCCGCCTTCTGGAACGATGCCGACAACGCGAAGATCGCCTTGCCGTGCTGCACCGCGACCACCCGGCGGGTGGTGAACGAGCGCCCGTCGCGGATGCGGTCTACCTCGTAGACGATCGGCACCCGCGGATCACCGCCGCGGATGAAGTACGCGTGCAGCGAGTGCACCGTGCGCTCGGACGGCACCGTGCGCCCGGCCGCGACCAGCGCCTGCCCGGCGACCTGCCCGCCGAACACCCGCACCGGCGAGTGCGGCGGGCTGACGCCGCGGAAGATGTTCTCCTCGATCCGCTCCAGGTCGAGCAGGGAGACCAGGCGGTCGAGCACCACCTGGCCGCCCTGGCCGACGTTGTTGTCCAGCTCGGTGGCGGCGGCTCGGGCGACCTCAGTCATGCCGGAAACCCTATCCCGGCAAAGCACGCATCCGGGATGCGCTCAGGCGTGATCGTCTTCACCGAGGCGGTGCACGCGGATCAGGTTGGTGGAACCGACCGTGCCCGGCGGGGACCCGGCCACGATCACCACCAGGTCGCCCGGCTGGTAGCGGTCCATCTCGACCATGGCGTGGTCGACCTGCTGGATCATCTGGTCGGTGGAGCCCACCTTCGGCACGATCCTGGTGGCGGTGCCCCAGGTCAGCGCGAGCTGGCTGCGCACGCTCTCCTCCGGGGTGAAGGCCAGCAGCGGCAGCCGGGTGTGCAGCCGGGCCAGCCGCCGCACGGTGTCACCGGACTGGGTGAAGGCGACCAGCGCCTTGGCGTTGAGCCGCTCGCCGATGTCGCGGGCGGCGTAGGAGATCACGCCGCGCTTGGTCCGCGGCACGTGGCTCAGCGGCGGGACCTGCGGCGAGTCGGTCTCCACCGCCTGGATGATCTTGGCCATGGTGGCCACCGACTCCACCGGGTAGCGGCCGACGCTGGTCTCACCGGACAGCATCACCGCGTCGGTGCCGTCGAGCACCGCGTTGGCCACGTCGGAGGCCTCGGCGCGGGTCGGCCGGGAGTTGCTGATCATCGAGTCGAGCATCTGGGTGGCCACGATCACCGGCTTGGCGTTCTCGCGGGCGATCTGGATGGCGCGCTTCTGCACCAGCGGGACCTGCTCGAGCGGCAGCTCCACGCCCAGGTCACCACGCGCGACCATGACCCCGTCGAAGGCCAGCACGATGGCTTCGAGGTTGTAGACCGCCTCGGGCTTCTCCAGCTTGGCGATCACCGGCACGCGGCCCTTGCCGACCCGGTCCATCACCTGGTGCACCTGGTCGATGTCGGCGGGCGAGCGGACGAACGACAGCGCCACGAAGTCCACGCCCAGGTGCATCGCGAACTCGAGGTCCTCGATGTCCTTCTCGGACATGGCGGGCACGGACACGTCCATGCCGGGCAGCGAGACGCCCTTGTTGTTGCTGACCGGGCCGCCCTCGGTGACCTCGCAGACCACGTCCTGGCCGTCGACCTCCTGGACCACCAGGCCGACCTTGCCGTCGTCGACCAGCAGGCGGTCACCGGGCTTGGCGTCGTTCGCGAGGCCCTTGTAGGTGGTGGAGACGCGCTCGTGGGTCCCGGCCACGTCCTCCACGGTGATGCGCACGATGTCGCCGTTGCGCCACTCGACCGGGCCGTTGGCGAAGGTGCCCAGGCGGATCTTGGGGCCCTGGAGGTCGGCGAGAATGCCGACCGCGCGCCCGGTCTCCGCCGCCGCCGCCCGGACGACGTCGTAGACCTCCTTGTGGTCGCCGTGAGTGCCGTGGCTGAAGTTCATCCTCGCCACGTCCATCCCGGCGTCGACGAGGGCCCGCACCTTCTCCGGGCTGGCGGTCGCGGGGCCAAGGGTACAAACGATCTTCGCGCGTCGGCTCACGTTCAGACAGCGTAGACCCTTATCGCGGCCACGTCTTTACCGATCCCGAGACCGATTCAACCTGTTTCTTTCCGTGTTCGCTCGGTAGTAACCCTTTGTATGCTCCGACGGTGCTCAAGGCGCTGGCGGTGCTGGTGGCCGTGGCCCTCGTGTCCTGCGCGCCCGGCCCCGCGCCACCGCCGCCCGCCTGGTCGGAGCTGACCACGCCGTCACCCGGAGCACGCGTCCTCGGGTTCACCCGATCGGGTGAGGAGATCCTGCTCACCGGGTCGCTGCCGGGGTCGGACGGCCGTGCGCCCGCGGCCTGGCTGGGCACCCCGGACACCGGCTGGCGGCCGCTGCCGCTGCACACCGCGGGTGGATACGGCGGGCAGGCCGAACTGATCGAGCCGTCGGCGGCGGACGGCAGGCTGCTCGCGCTCGGCCGCGCCTTCGGCGGCGCGCACGGCAGCGCGCGACTGACCCTCTGGTCCGGCGACGCGGCCGGGCTCACCGACCACCCTCAGCCCTTCGAACTGCTCGGCGGCCCGCGCGCGATGGCGGTCAACGGCACCGCGACCACCCCGGCGGCGTCCGTGCTCTCCGGGCAGTGGGACCACCCGGCCACCGGCCCCGGCGCCGCGCTGTGGACCTCGCCGGACGGTCAGGCGTGGTCCCGGCTCGACGATGAACCGGCATTGCTCAGTTCGCCCGGCGCGCAGACCCGCGCGCTCGGCGTCGCGGCGGCCGGTTCGCGGTTCACCGCCGTCGGGGACGTGCGTGCCGACCGGCGGTTCTCCCCTCTGGTCTGGACCTCCGAGAACGGCCGGAACTGGCAGCGGACCGAACTCCCCCGGCCCGCCGGTGCGACCGACGTGACCGCCACGCGGGTCGCCTGCGCGGACACGGCGTGCGTGGTGGCCGGGCTGTCCCGGTCGGACACCCAGCGAATGGCGTGCTGGCGGTCGGCGCCCGGCGGGAGCTGGTCGCTGGCGGAGGGGCCGGGCCTCGATCCCGCGCAGCTGCCCGAAATCACCGGCCTCGCCTTCGCCGGGGAACACGTGCTCACCACCGGCAGGATCGGCGGTCAGGCTCGCTTGTGGACCGGCTGCGGCACGGAGATGGCCCTGCCGGAAGCGGCCCCGCAGGCCGTCGCTTTCCCGCTCGGCAACCGGATTCTGCTGTCCACCGGCGAAAAACTGTGGCTCAGCGGCGAGGCAGCTGGCTGACGCCGACGTGGTCGCGGGCCCACTCGTTGAACGCGCGCACCTGCCGCCACGACTTGCGGACCCGGTCCAGACAACCGCGTTCGTGCAGCGTGTCGTCCGGCTCCCAGAGCTTCACCGCGTAGAGCGACTTGTGCCGCAGCAGGTCGATGCGCGGGTGGTCGGCGTCGTATCCGCGCGGCTTGGTCTTCAGCGCCTCACCCTTGATCTCCCAGCCCTGCTTGCGCAGCTTGGCCAGGATGCGCTCCAGCTCGGGGCCGTGCGGCTCGGTGTCCACCGCGCGCCGGAAGTTCGCCAGCTGGTCGGTGGCCAGGTGGAAGCAGCCGCCGCCGACGCGCAGCCCCGCCGAGCTGATCTCCACGTAGTACGCGCCACCGCCGCGGCCCTGCTCGATCACGCCACCGCAGTGCGTCTTGTACGGCCGCTTGTCCTTCGCGAACCGCACGTCCCGGTGCGGCCGGAAGACCTTGCCCTTGCCGAAGCCGTCGGAGAACTCCGCGTCCAGCTCGGTCAGCAGCGCCTCCATCGGGGCGCGCACGTCCTCGCGATAGGTGCGGAGATTGTCCTCCCAGT
Coding sequences within:
- a CDS encoding helix-turn-helix domain-containing protein, with translation MARGQGPTVRRRRLAGELRRLREAAELTIDEVGEKLECSASKISRIETGHVGVTPRDVRDMLELYGLVGDEREALVQLAREARKRGWWHAYNEVFTGTFVGLEADASSLRAYQALLVPGLLQTERYARTVIRALRPDADETELKRRVAARMARQELLTDPSPPEYWAVIDEAVLHRRVGGCEVMAEQVSRLLEVARLPHVTLQVVPFGAGAHPGMEGPFLILGFPEQADPDVVYVDSTSSGLYLEMPDDVRRYTLMFDHLRATALKPDDSVELIAESADRLGAEQAK
- the tesB gene encoding acyl-CoA thioesterase II; this translates as MTEVARAAATELDNNVGQGGQVVLDRLVSLLDLERIEENIFRGVSPPHSPVRVFGGQVAGQALVAAGRTVPSERTVHSLHAYFIRGGDPRVPIVYEVDRIRDGRSFTTRRVVAVQHGKAIFALSASFQKAEPGIEHADEMPDVPAPETLPTVQERIEGYPALEGLHSRPRPIDLRYVNDPPWVTRGTGSPATRNQVWMRADGTLPDDQLLHVCVLAYASDMTLLDSPLARHGAYWELDKVLGASLDHAMWFHRPFRADEWFLYDTESPSASNARALATGRFFAADGTLIATVVQEGLLRVL
- the pyk gene encoding pyruvate kinase, whose translation is MSRRAKIVCTLGPATASPEKVRALVDAGMDVARMNFSHGTHGDHKEVYDVVRAAAAETGRAVGILADLQGPKIRLGTFANGPVEWRNGDIVRITVEDVAGTHERVSTTYKGLANDAKPGDRLLVDDGKVGLVVQEVDGQDVVCEVTEGGPVSNNKGVSLPGMDVSVPAMSEKDIEDLEFAMHLGVDFVALSFVRSPADIDQVHQVMDRVGKGRVPVIAKLEKPEAVYNLEAIVLAFDGVMVARGDLGVELPLEQVPLVQKRAIQIARENAKPVIVATQMLDSMISNSRPTRAEASDVANAVLDGTDAVMLSGETSVGRYPVESVATMAKIIQAVETDSPQVPPLSHVPRTKRGVISYAARDIGERLNAKALVAFTQSGDTVRRLARLHTRLPLLAFTPEESVRSQLALTWGTATRIVPKVGSTDQMIQQVDHAMVEMDRYQPGDLVVIVAGSPPGTVGSTNLIRVHRLGEDDHA
- a CDS encoding DUF2461 domain-containing protein, with the translated sequence MTFTGFGEYAIDFYDGLVVDNSKPYWEDNLRTYREDVRAPMEALLTELDAEFSDGFGKGKVFRPHRDVRFAKDKRPYKTHCGGVIEQGRGGGAYYVEISSAGLRVGGGCFHLATDQLANFRRAVDTEPHGPELERILAKLRKQGWEIKGEALKTKPRGYDADHPRIDLLRHKSLYAVKLWEPDDTLHERGCLDRVRKSWRQVRAFNEWARDHVGVSQLPRR